TCATCGAAGCGGCGCGCACCCTGCAATTTCGCTCGATCAACCTCGACCTGATCTACGGCCTGCCCAAGCAGACCCCGGAAGGTTTTGCCCGCACCGTCGAGGAAGTGATCAAGCTGCAGCCCGATCGCCTCTCGGTGTTCAACTATGCGCACCTGCCGGAACGCTTCATGCCCCAGCGGCGCATCGACAGCAACGAGCTGCCGGCCCCGGCGGCAAAACTGGAAATGCTCCACAACACCATCGAGCAACTGACCGCCGCTGGCTACGTGTACATCGGCATGGACCACTTCGCCCTGCCCGATGACGAGCTGGCGATTGCCCAGGAAGAGTCGACCCTGCAGCGCAACTTCCAGGGCTACACCACCCACGGGCATTGCGACCTGATTGGCCTGGGGGTCTCGGCCATCAGCCAGATCGGCGACCTCTATTGCCAGAACAGCAGCGACCTCAACACCTACCAGGACACCTTGTCCACCGCTCAACTGGCGACCAGCCGCGGCTTGATCTGCAGCGAGGATGACCGCCTGCGCCGGGCGGTGATCCAGCAATTGATCTGCCATTTCGAACTGGACTTCGCAACCATCGAGCGGGATTTCACCATTGACTTTCGCGGCTATTTCAACGACCAGTGGCCCGCCCTGCAGGCCATGCACAAGGATGGCCTGATCGAACTAGGCAACGACAGCATCAAGGTGCTGCCCGCCGGACGACTGCTGGTGCGATCGGTGTGCATGGTGTTCGATGCCTACCTGGACCTGCACAACCGCCAACGTTTCTCCCGGGTTATCTGAGGTTTTTTGTCGCAGTCTTGTCCCGTCTGGCCTCGGCACAATCGTCCAAGCTGGCCGAAACACCCTAGCCTGGGTTACCCTTACGGCTTATGTGTGCTTTCCCACAAGGATTGAAGAAATGTCCGAGCCAGTTAAACTGCGCCCCCATAACCAGGCCCATTGCAAGGATTGCAGCCTGGCGCCTCTGTGCCTGCCCTTGTCATTGAACTTGGAAGACATGGATGCACTGGATGAAATCGTCAAACGCGGGCGTCCGCTGAAAAAAGGCGAGTTTCTGTTCCGCCAGGGCGACAATTTTGGCTCGGTCTATGCGGTGCGCTCCGGCGCCCTGAAAACCTTCAGCCTGAGCGACAGCGGCGAAGAGCAGATCACCGGCTTCCACCTGCCCAGCGAACTGGTCGGCCTGTCCGGCATGGACACCGAAGCCTACCCGGTGTCGGCCCAGGCCCAGGAAACCACCTCGGTGTGCGAGATTCCTTTCGAGCGCCTGGATGAGCTGTCGGTGCAACTGCCACAGCTGCGTCGCCAGCTGATGCGGGTGATGAGCCGGGAAATCCGCGACGACCAGCAAATGATGCTGCTGCTGTCGAAAAAGACCGCTGACGAGCGCATCGCCACCTTCCTGGTCAACCTTTCGGCGCGCTTCCGCGCCCGTGGTTACTCGGCCAACCAGTTCCGCCTGAGCATGTCACGCAACGAAATCGGCAATTACCTGGGCCTGGCGGTCGAGACCGTCTCACGGGTGTTCACGCGCTTTCAGCAGAACGGCCTGATCCAGGCCGAGGGCAAGGAAATCCATATCCTAGACCCGATTCAGCTGTGCGCCCTGGCCGGTGGTTCGCTGGAAAGCTGACCCCGCGGATAACAGGTATACTGGCGGGCATTCGTTTCTCAGGATACCCGCCCATGCCCAGCGCCACTTTCGACCTCAAAGCCCTGATCCGCCCCGTACCGGACTTCCCCAAGCCGGGCGTGATCTTTCGCGACATCACCCCGCTGTTCCAGTCGCCGCGGGGCCTGCGCCAT
This portion of the Pseudomonas sp. SORT22 genome encodes:
- the hemN gene encoding oxygen-independent coproporphyrinogen III oxidase, coding for MLDVLRWDSDLIRRYDLAGPRYTSYPTAVQLHSEVGSFDLLHALRDSRRAVRPLSIYVHVPFCANICYYCACNKVITKDRGRAAPYLQRLEQEIQLIACHLDPKQTVEQLHFGGGTPTFLSHVELRQLMAHLRQHFNLLDDDSGDYGIEIDPREADWSTMGLLRELGFNRVSLGVQDLDPVVQRAINRLQSLEQTRAIIEAARTLQFRSINLDLIYGLPKQTPEGFARTVEEVIKLQPDRLSVFNYAHLPERFMPQRRIDSNELPAPAAKLEMLHNTIEQLTAAGYVYIGMDHFALPDDELAIAQEESTLQRNFQGYTTHGHCDLIGLGVSAISQIGDLYCQNSSDLNTYQDTLSTAQLATSRGLICSEDDRLRRAVIQQLICHFELDFATIERDFTIDFRGYFNDQWPALQAMHKDGLIELGNDSIKVLPAGRLLVRSVCMVFDAYLDLHNRQRFSRVI
- the fnrA gene encoding Crp/Fnr family transcriptional regulator FnrA; this translates as MSEPVKLRPHNQAHCKDCSLAPLCLPLSLNLEDMDALDEIVKRGRPLKKGEFLFRQGDNFGSVYAVRSGALKTFSLSDSGEEQITGFHLPSELVGLSGMDTEAYPVSAQAQETTSVCEIPFERLDELSVQLPQLRRQLMRVMSREIRDDQQMMLLLSKKTADERIATFLVNLSARFRARGYSANQFRLSMSRNEIGNYLGLAVETVSRVFTRFQQNGLIQAEGKEIHILDPIQLCALAGGSLES